One stretch of Podospora bellae-mahoneyi strain CBS 112042 chromosome 2, whole genome shotgun sequence DNA includes these proteins:
- a CDS encoding hypothetical protein (COG:O; EggNog:ENOG503Q399) yields the protein MDTAQDTVVDDHPVARKRSLSEVEPSSPAGEEELDSTRKRTRTVEPDEKDEGEITDSKSGSSPAPESFMPVQPFAKAHNGWNAGVNGGLRISFPSLRKPPQTNAEGGQVPEAPEAESGQPSEEKPQVQGQPDTAVELEARPSIEGLITPDGYPSQPKNSRRRSWDARFKHWCIELMRLNKDHEGVQDPEVLREAWSNWLQNRKKQDPLAQTAALRAAQSFKFTPEALTEMASAALAPENEPASPAEQQSDRSTDKPTSDTGKSENSNKPLTTWEAGGMIQPIRPNQSALPLDAKDDQAWEHIFTVWCQDLAEINSKKIKTKEPRDFNRILTAYNQWIGTIDGLPKIRATAARRNASNYLAKNKGRVASLLSGRPLDDEQETEEEEPKEKEAREEPVPETVVAEETLPLAAPVNDGNEEAKFIPLTEGEMAYRDRYFPGLAPDAVFCVMCASSEHNSAECPEMACKFCHKDHPCWTCPARQRCSKCKQLGHSVAECKERLILAQDEMDCALCGSRNHIEYSCVNLTRSFRPNPSNTPKVQSLPVFCYRCGAEGHYGGDCGLSALEKKGSSFNPFTKANASQYVDPNSSETALAYRGGHRSAADYRSGGRPDLGKSIVPRQHIQFESDDDDDDEFIQPIVQKPARSGHITFSGYGGNGSQNQEKPSARYPSSLPPKPPAVSVQPLPRGPPPPLPPGNNSFGRKHGGGGSRSGGRSGGGGRGRDRY from the coding sequence ATGGATACAGCGCAAGATACTGTGGTGGACGACCACCCAGTTGCCAGGAAAAGATCTCTTTCAGAGGTGGAACCTTCCAGTCCagcaggcgaggaggagttggactCAACCAGGAAACGCACAAGGACTGTCGAGCCTGATGAgaaggatgagggggagatCACAGATTCCAAGTCTGGCTCGTCGCCGGCACCGGAGAGCTTCATGCCAGTCCAGCCCTTCGCCAAAGCTCATAATGGCTGGAATGCTGGTGTCAATGGCGGGTTGAGGATATCCTTTCCCTCGCTCAGGAAGCCACCCCAAACAAACGCTGAGGGTGGTCAAGTCCCAGAGGCCCCAGAAGCGGAGTCCGGGCAGCCGTCCGAAGAAAAACCCCAGGTCCAAGGTCAGCCAGATACTGCCGTCGAGCTTGAGGCAAGGCCGTCTATTGAGGGTCTGATTACACCAGATGGATATCCGAGTCAGCCTAAAAACTCTCGACGACGATCCTGGGATGCCAGGTTCAAGCATTGGTGTATTGAACTGATGAGGCTGAACAAGGACCACGAGGGAGTGCAAGACCCAGAGGTTCTGCGAGAGGCCTGGTCGAACTGGCTGCAAAATCGAAAAAAGCAAGACCCGCTGGCGCAGACGGCGGCACTACGGGCAGCTCAAAGTTTTAAATTCACTCCAGAGGCCCTCACAGAGATGGCATCGGCAGCTCTTGCTCCGGAGAACGAACCAGCATCGCCTGCAGAGCAGCAGAGTGACCGCAGCACAGACAAACCGACCAGCGATACCGGCAAATCCgaaaacagcaacaagccaCTGACAACTTGGGAGGCTGGAGGCATGATCCAACCCATTCGGCCAAACCAGTCCGCACTTCCCCTGGACGCCAAAGACGACCAAGCATGGGAACACATCTTCACCGTATGGTGCCAGGACTTGGCTGAAATCAACtccaagaagatcaagaccaAGGAACCGCGAGACTTCAACAGGATCTTGACGGCTTACAATCAATGGATTGGTACGATTGATGGGCTGCCGAAAATCAGAGCCACGGCAGCCAGGCGTAATGCGAGCAATTACCTGGCGAAGAACAAGGGCAGGGTTGCCTCTCTGCTTTCTGGTCGGCCGTTAGACGATGAGCaagagacagaagaagaggagcccaaggagaaggaggcccGGGAGGAACCAGTCCCAGAAACAGTGGTTGCGGAGGAAACCTTGCCTCTCGCAGCACCAGTCAACGACGGGAACGAGGAGGCCAAATTCATTCCGCTCACAGAAGGGGAAATGGCGTACCGGGACCGGTACTTTCCCGGCCTTGCTCCGGACGCTGTCTTTTGCGTCATGTGCGCTTCTTCGGAGCATAACTCGGCCGAGTGCCCCGAGATGGCCTGCAAGTTTTGCCACAAAGACCACCCTTGCTGGACTTGCCCTGCTCGACAACGCTGCTCCAAGTGCAAGCAACTTGGGCATTCTGTGGCCGAGTGCAAAGAGCGACTGATACTAGCCCAGGACGAAATGGACTGCGCCCTCTGTGGCTCGCGCAACCACATTGAGTATAGCTGCGTCAACTTGACGAGAAGCTTCCgacccaacccctccaacacccccaaagTCCAGTCCTTACCCGTCTTTTGTTACCGATGTGGTGCTGAGGGGCACTATGGTGGCGACTGCGGGCTCAGCGCGCTGGAGAAAAAGGGCAGCAGCTTCAACCCATTCACCAAGGCGAACGCAAGCCAGTACGTGGATCCAAACTCTTCAGAGACGGCCCTTGCCTACCGCGGCGGTCACCGGTCTGCAGCAGATTACAGATCAGGTGGTAGACCGGATCTTGGCAAAAGCATTGTCCCTCGCCAGCACATTCAGTTCGAGtcagacgacgacgatgatgatgagttcATACAACCCATTGTTCAAAAGCCGGCGCGGTCTGGGCACATTACCTTCTCTGGATACGGTGGGAATGGCAGTCAAAACCAGGAGAAACCCAGCGCGAGATACCCTTCCAGCCTCCCTCCAAAGCCTCCGGCGGTGTCGGTGCAACCACTACCGCGTgggccccctcctccgctaCCTCCAGGGAACAATTCTTTTGGGAGAAAAcacggcggtggaggaagtCGGAGCGGGGGCAgaagtggaggtgggggtaGGGGCCGAGATCGCTATTAA